A single region of the Streptomyces caelestis genome encodes:
- a CDS encoding ABC transporter substrate-binding protein: MPQPSVTARRVAATSVSLVLAAGAAACGPKDNDAKGAGGDSTPHKGGTLTVLNANPQQDFDPARLYTSGGGNVPSLVFRTLTTRNREDGAAGTEVVPDLATDTGRPSKDATVWTYTLKKGLTYEDGTPITSADIKYGIERSFAPELSGGAPYLRDWLVGAAGYQGPYKDKKGLDAIETPDERTIVFHLNKPEGEFPYLATQTQFAPVPKSKDTGTKYEEHPVSSGPYRVVRNDNDGERLVLERNTHWSAATDAERKAYPDRIDVRSGLDSSVINQRLSASQGADAAAVTTDTNLGPAELAKVTGDKDLASRVGTGHFGYTNYIAFNPSIKPFDNVKVRQAISYAIDRSSVINAAGGSALAEPATTFLPDQKSFGYTPYDHFPAGKGGDPEKAKELLKEAGHPNGLTVTLTHSNAKDFETSPEIATAIQDALKKAGITVKLQGLEENDYSDKIHNVKTEPGFFLAHWGADWPSGGPFLAPIFDGRQIVKDGANFNTGLLNDKSVNAEVDAINKLTDLDQAAKRWGALDKKIGEKALTVPLFHPVYKRLYGEDVKNIVISDWTGVLDISQVAVK, from the coding sequence CGTCAGCCTGGTCCTGGCGGCGGGTGCCGCCGCCTGCGGGCCGAAGGACAACGATGCCAAGGGTGCCGGCGGCGACTCCACGCCCCACAAGGGCGGCACCCTCACGGTCTTGAACGCCAACCCCCAGCAGGACTTCGACCCGGCGCGCCTGTACACCTCCGGCGGCGGCAACGTCCCGTCCCTGGTCTTCCGTACGCTCACCACCCGCAACCGCGAGGACGGCGCCGCCGGCACCGAGGTCGTCCCCGACCTCGCCACCGACACCGGACGCCCCAGCAAGGACGCGACCGTGTGGACGTACACGCTGAAGAAGGGGCTCACGTACGAGGACGGCACCCCGATCACCTCGGCCGACATCAAGTACGGCATCGAGCGCTCCTTCGCCCCCGAGCTGTCGGGCGGCGCCCCCTACCTGCGTGACTGGCTGGTCGGGGCCGCCGGCTACCAGGGTCCGTACAAGGACAAGAAGGGCCTCGACGCGATCGAGACGCCGGACGAGCGGACCATCGTCTTCCATCTGAACAAGCCCGAGGGCGAGTTCCCGTACCTCGCCACGCAGACGCAGTTCGCGCCCGTCCCGAAGAGCAAGGACACGGGGACGAAGTACGAGGAGCACCCGGTCTCGTCCGGGCCGTACCGGGTCGTGAGGAACGACAACGACGGTGAGCGGCTGGTCCTGGAGCGCAACACGCACTGGTCCGCCGCGACCGACGCCGAACGCAAGGCCTACCCGGACAGGATCGACGTACGGTCCGGGCTCGACTCGTCGGTGATCAACCAGCGGCTGTCCGCGTCCCAGGGAGCGGACGCCGCCGCCGTCACCACGGACACCAACCTCGGGCCGGCCGAGCTGGCCAAGGTCACCGGCGACAAGGACCTCGCCTCGCGCGTCGGCACCGGACACTTCGGCTACACCAACTACATCGCGTTCAACCCGTCCATCAAGCCGTTCGACAACGTCAAGGTGCGGCAGGCGATCTCGTACGCCATCGATCGGTCGTCCGTGATCAACGCCGCCGGCGGTTCGGCGCTCGCCGAGCCGGCGACGACTTTCCTGCCCGACCAGAAGTCCTTCGGATACACGCCGTACGACCATTTCCCGGCGGGGAAGGGCGGGGATCCGGAGAAGGCCAAGGAGCTGCTGAAGGAAGCCGGTCACCCGAACGGGCTCACCGTCACGCTGACGCACTCCAACGCCAAGGACTTCGAGACCAGCCCGGAGATCGCGACCGCGATCCAGGACGCGCTGAAGAAGGCCGGCATCACGGTCAAGCTCCAGGGCCTGGAGGAGAACGACTACTCCGACAAGATCCACAACGTGAAGACCGAGCCGGGCTTCTTCCTCGCCCACTGGGGCGCCGACTGGCCCTCCGGCGGTCCCTTCCTCGCCCCGATCTTCGACGGCCGCCAGATCGTCAAGGACGGCGCGAACTTCAACACCGGGCTGCTGAACGACAAGTCGGTCAATGCCGAGGTTGATGCGATCAACAAGTTGACGGATCTTGACCAGGCCGCCAAGAGGTGGGGTGCGCTGGACAAGAAGATCGGCGAGAAGGCCCTGACCGTCCCGCTGTTCCACCCCGTCTACAAGCGCCTGTACGGCGAGGACGTCAAGAACATCGTGATCAGCGACTGGACCGGTGTGCTGGACATCTCGCAGGTCGCGGTCAAGTAG
- a CDS encoding ABC transporter permease — translation MSETLLASRAAGTDAFVPAVSGARQFWRRLRARRAALVAAAVVALLVLVALAAPLLTAVEGQDPTTYHPSLVDSARGGVPIGPLGGISGDHWLGVEPQTGRDLFARLTYGARVSLGVALAATVVQVAIGITMGVAAALGKRWVDQLLSRFTDVIVAMPLMIMSLALLAIVPSSFPRPVLVALVIGLIGWGNIARIVRAQTLTLKQLDHVSAARLSGWGTWSIARRELLPGIAAPVITYAALLVPSNITVEAALSFLGVGVKPPTPSWGQMLTAADVWYQAAPQYLLLPAGALFVTVLALTVLGDGIRTALDPRAASRLRIGTGRKRESRAAGGRGREPKAAQGPGAAGGGAA, via the coding sequence ATGAGTGAGACCCTGTTGGCCTCGCGGGCCGCCGGGACGGACGCGTTCGTCCCGGCGGTCTCGGGGGCCCGTCAGTTCTGGCGGCGGCTGCGTGCGCGGCGCGCCGCCCTCGTCGCGGCGGCCGTCGTCGCGCTGCTCGTCCTGGTCGCGCTCGCCGCGCCGCTCCTCACGGCCGTCGAGGGCCAGGACCCGACCACCTACCACCCCTCCCTGGTGGACTCCGCGCGCGGGGGCGTGCCCATCGGGCCGCTCGGCGGCATCAGCGGCGACCACTGGCTCGGTGTCGAACCGCAGACCGGGCGCGATCTCTTCGCCCGGCTGACGTACGGCGCGCGCGTGTCGCTGGGCGTCGCGCTGGCGGCGACCGTCGTGCAGGTCGCCATCGGGATCACCATGGGTGTCGCCGCCGCGCTCGGGAAGCGATGGGTTGATCAACTGTTGAGCCGGTTCACGGACGTCATCGTCGCCATGCCGCTCATGATCATGTCGTTGGCGCTGCTCGCGATCGTGCCGTCGAGCTTCCCGCGGCCCGTGCTCGTCGCACTCGTCATCGGCCTGATCGGCTGGGGCAACATCGCCCGGATCGTGCGCGCGCAGACGCTCACCCTCAAGCAACTCGACCACGTCTCCGCCGCCCGGCTCAGCGGCTGGGGCACCTGGAGCATCGCCCGTCGCGAGCTGCTGCCCGGCATCGCCGCGCCCGTCATCACGTACGCCGCGCTGCTCGTCCCGTCGAACATCACCGTCGAGGCCGCGCTGTCCTTCCTCGGCGTCGGAGTGAAGCCGCCGACGCCCTCCTGGGGGCAGATGCTCACCGCCGCCGACGTCTGGTACCAGGCCGCCCCGCAGTACCTGCTGCTGCCCGCGGGCGCGCTGTTCGTCACCGTGCTGGCGCTCACCGTCCTCGGCGACGGCATCCGCACCGCGCTCGACCCGCGCGCGGCCTCACGGCTGCGGATCGGGACCGGGCGGAAGCGGGAGTCACGGGCGGCCGGGGGACGCGGGCGGGAGCCGAAGGCGGCTCAGGGGCCCGGGGCGGCCGGGGGAGGTGCGGCATGA